The Brassica oleracea var. oleracea cultivar TO1000 chromosome C6, BOL, whole genome shotgun sequence genome includes a region encoding these proteins:
- the LOC106300211 gene encoding probable thimet oligopeptidase isoform X1, producing the protein MTENDKKTLRFNPMKLKLVTFTGAAGLLGLAVSFAIFAFKSHKDKYKKKGLPGCDSVCVNLSAKEILELADEIISNSTRVHDDVALVPLNKLSYENVVLPLAELEARQLPLIQSCVIPKMLSPHDNVRKASAEAELKIDDHLLSCRKREDVYRVIKVYAAKGESISPEAKRYLQCLVRDFEHNGLNLTATKREEVDRLRNEIDELSMRYVQNLNEDSSCLFFTEAELAGLPLEFLQSLDKTQNKEFKLTLESNHVAAILELCKIAKTRKTVAMAYGKRCGDANIPVLQKLVQSRHRLARLLGYAHFADYALDHRMSKTSTRVIRFLEDISSNLTDLASRELSFLKDLKRKEEGELPFGVEDLLFYIKRVEELQFDLDFGDIRQYFPISLVLPGIFKICQDLFGIKIEEVTEIDVWYYDVRAFAVFDSGSGKLLGYFYLDMFSREGKFSQSCVVALQNNALFSNGACQIPVALLIAQLAKDGGEAVPLGFSEVVNLFHEFGHVVQHICNRASFARFSGLRVDPDFREIPSQLLENWCYESFTLKLISGYRQDITKPLVDEVCKTLKRWRYSFSALKSLQEILYCLFDQKIYSDDDVDFHQLIRSLHPKVMLGLPVVEGTNPASCFTRAVIDSEATCYSRLWSEVYAADIFASQFGDGHPNLYNGLQFRDKVLAPGGGKEAMELLTSFLGREPSTEAYIESRSKYSL; encoded by the exons ATGACAGAAAACGACAAGAAAACGCTACGATTCAATCCCATGAAGCTCAAACTTGTAACCTTCACCGGAGCGGCCGGGCTGCTCGGACTCGCCGTCAGCTTCGCCATCTTCGCTTTCAAGTCTCACAAGGACAAATACAAGAAGAAAG GTCTTCCTGGATGTGATTCTGTTTGTGTTAACCTATCTGCGAAGGAGATTCTCGAATTAGCCGACGAGATCATCTCCAATTCCACGAGAGTTCATGATGATGTCGCCTTGGTTCCTCTAAACAAG CTCTCTTATGAGAATGTTGTGTTGCCACTGGCGGAGCTTGAAGCGAGACAGCTTCCTCTTATACAATCCTGTGTGATACCTAAGATGTTATCTCCTCACGATAACGTTCGTAAAGCTAGTGCTGAAGCTGAGCTGAAGATAGACGATCATCTTCTCTCCTGCAG AAAACGTGAAGATGTTTACCGCGTTATCAAAGTTTATGCTGCAAAGGGAGAATCAATTTCTCCGGAAGCTAAACGCTACCTACAGTGTCTG GTTAGAGACTTCGAGCACAATGGTCTGAACCTTACTGCAACAAAAAGAGAGGAAGTGGATAGACTGAGAAATGAAATTGATGAGCTAAGCATGCGTTACGTTCAGAACTTAAATGAAGATAGTTCTTGTCTCTTTTTTACCGAGGCTGAGCTTGCTGGTCTGCCTCTGGAATTCCTTCAG AGTTTGGATAAAACTCAAAATAAAGAATTCAAGCTCACCTTGGAAAGTAATCACGTGGCAGCTATCCTAGAGTTGTGCAAG ATAGCCAAGACAAGGAAGACAGTGGCTATGGCATATGGAAAGAGATGTGGAGATGCCAATATTCCGGTTTTACAAAAATTG GTTCAGTCGCGCCATAGATTAGCTCGCTTACTTGGTTATGCACACTTTGCAGATTATGCTCTCGATCATAGGATGTCAAAGACATCAACAAGG GTGATCAGGTTCCTGGAGGACATTTCTTCCAATTTAACTGATTTGGCTAGTAGAGAGTTGTCCTTTTTGAAAGACTTGAAG AGGAAAGAAGAAGGGGAGCTTCCGTTTGGTGTAGAAGATCTTTTATTTTATATAAAGAGGGTAGAGGAGTTGCAGTTTGATCTTGATTTTGGAGATATCCGACAATATTTTCCTATCAGTTTGGTCCTTCCCGGGATCTTTAAAATATGTCAGGACCTTTTTG GAATAAAGATTGAAGAGGTTACAGAAATTGATGTCTGGTATTATGATGTTCGAGCATTTGCCGTCTTTGACTCCGGATCTGGAAAGCTTTTGGGATATTTCTATCTTGACATGTTTTCAAG GGAAGGGAAATTTAGTCAGAGCTGTGTGGTTGCTCTTCAGAACAATGCACTGTTCTCCAATGGTGCATGTCAG ATTCCTGTGGCATTGCTTATTGCACAATTAGCAAAGGATGGTGGTGAAGCTGTGCCTTTGGGGTTCTCTGAGGTGGTTAATCTTTTTCATGAGTTTGGCCATGTG GTCCAACATATCTGCAATCGTGCTTCATTTGCTAGATTCTCAGGCCTACGTGTTGACCCTGACTTTCGAGAGATCCCTTCTCAACTACTGGAAAACTG GTGTTACGAGAGTTTCACCTTGAAGTTAATATCAGGTTATCGTCAG GATATCACCAAGCCACTTGTGGATGAAGTCTGCAAAACACTCAAACGTTGGCGATATTCCTTCTCTGCACTCAAGTCGCTTCAAGAGATACTATACT GTCTATTCGATCAGAAAATATATTCGGATGATGATGTGGACTTTCACCAACTAATCAGGAGTCTTCATCCAAAG GTAATGTTAGGGCTACCAGTGGTGGAAGGAACAAACCCTGCTTCATGTTTCACACGTGCTGTAATCGACTCTGAAGCAACATGTTACAGCCGTTTATGGAGTGAG GTTTATGCTGCTGATATATTTGCTTCACAATTTGGAGATGGGCATCCGAATTTGTATAATGGCTTGCAGTTCAGAGACAAA GTGTTGGCCCCGGGAGGAGGCAAAGAAGCCATG
- the LOC106300211 gene encoding probable thimet oligopeptidase isoform X2, with the protein MTENDKKTLRFNPMKLKLVTFTGAAGLLGLAVSFAIFAFKSHKDKYKKKGLPGCDSVCVNLSAKEILELADEIISNSTRVHDDVALVPLNKLSYENVVLPLAELEARQLPLIQSCVIPKMLSPHDNVRKASAEAELKIDDHLLSCRKREDVYRVIKVYAAKGESISPEAKRYLQCLVRDFEHNGLNLTATKREEVDRLRNEIDELSMRYVQNLNEDSSCLFFTEAELAGLPLEFLQSLDKTQNKEFKLTLESNHVAAILELCKIAKTRKTVAMAYGKRCGDANIPVLQKLVQSRHRLARLLGYAHFADYALDHRMSKTSTRVIRFLEDISSNLTDLASRELSFLKDLKRKEEGELPFGVEDLLFYIKRVEELQFDLDFGDIRQYFPISLVLPGIFKICQDLFGIKIEEVTEIDVWYYDVRAFAVFDSGSGKLLGYFYLDMFSREGKFSQSCVVALQNNALFSNGACQIPVALLIAQLAKDGGEAVPLGFSEVVNLFHEFGHVVQHICNRASFARFSGLRVDPDFREIPSQLLENWCYESFTLKLISGYRQVRALHDRMVDNSSLVD; encoded by the exons ATGACAGAAAACGACAAGAAAACGCTACGATTCAATCCCATGAAGCTCAAACTTGTAACCTTCACCGGAGCGGCCGGGCTGCTCGGACTCGCCGTCAGCTTCGCCATCTTCGCTTTCAAGTCTCACAAGGACAAATACAAGAAGAAAG GTCTTCCTGGATGTGATTCTGTTTGTGTTAACCTATCTGCGAAGGAGATTCTCGAATTAGCCGACGAGATCATCTCCAATTCCACGAGAGTTCATGATGATGTCGCCTTGGTTCCTCTAAACAAG CTCTCTTATGAGAATGTTGTGTTGCCACTGGCGGAGCTTGAAGCGAGACAGCTTCCTCTTATACAATCCTGTGTGATACCTAAGATGTTATCTCCTCACGATAACGTTCGTAAAGCTAGTGCTGAAGCTGAGCTGAAGATAGACGATCATCTTCTCTCCTGCAG AAAACGTGAAGATGTTTACCGCGTTATCAAAGTTTATGCTGCAAAGGGAGAATCAATTTCTCCGGAAGCTAAACGCTACCTACAGTGTCTG GTTAGAGACTTCGAGCACAATGGTCTGAACCTTACTGCAACAAAAAGAGAGGAAGTGGATAGACTGAGAAATGAAATTGATGAGCTAAGCATGCGTTACGTTCAGAACTTAAATGAAGATAGTTCTTGTCTCTTTTTTACCGAGGCTGAGCTTGCTGGTCTGCCTCTGGAATTCCTTCAG AGTTTGGATAAAACTCAAAATAAAGAATTCAAGCTCACCTTGGAAAGTAATCACGTGGCAGCTATCCTAGAGTTGTGCAAG ATAGCCAAGACAAGGAAGACAGTGGCTATGGCATATGGAAAGAGATGTGGAGATGCCAATATTCCGGTTTTACAAAAATTG GTTCAGTCGCGCCATAGATTAGCTCGCTTACTTGGTTATGCACACTTTGCAGATTATGCTCTCGATCATAGGATGTCAAAGACATCAACAAGG GTGATCAGGTTCCTGGAGGACATTTCTTCCAATTTAACTGATTTGGCTAGTAGAGAGTTGTCCTTTTTGAAAGACTTGAAG AGGAAAGAAGAAGGGGAGCTTCCGTTTGGTGTAGAAGATCTTTTATTTTATATAAAGAGGGTAGAGGAGTTGCAGTTTGATCTTGATTTTGGAGATATCCGACAATATTTTCCTATCAGTTTGGTCCTTCCCGGGATCTTTAAAATATGTCAGGACCTTTTTG GAATAAAGATTGAAGAGGTTACAGAAATTGATGTCTGGTATTATGATGTTCGAGCATTTGCCGTCTTTGACTCCGGATCTGGAAAGCTTTTGGGATATTTCTATCTTGACATGTTTTCAAG GGAAGGGAAATTTAGTCAGAGCTGTGTGGTTGCTCTTCAGAACAATGCACTGTTCTCCAATGGTGCATGTCAG ATTCCTGTGGCATTGCTTATTGCACAATTAGCAAAGGATGGTGGTGAAGCTGTGCCTTTGGGGTTCTCTGAGGTGGTTAATCTTTTTCATGAGTTTGGCCATGTG GTCCAACATATCTGCAATCGTGCTTCATTTGCTAGATTCTCAGGCCTACGTGTTGACCCTGACTTTCGAGAGATCCCTTCTCAACTACTGGAAAACTG GTGTTACGAGAGTTTCACCTTGAAGTTAATATCAGGTTATCGTCAGGTGAGGGCTTTGCATGACAGAATGGTTGACAATTCTTCTTTGGTCGACTA G